In Actinomyces weissii, a genomic segment contains:
- a CDS encoding DM13 domain-containing protein, with protein sequence MLTKLLTLVRAHRRATAAVAAACLVAAGVALAVFKPWLLLVDTTVNDTLPVAAAPAPKAPSSSAPASEASEAASDDATAAADPQGPATPEAQPAGPVLVSTGTFTSHEHTTTGTASIYRLPDGRLQLALADLATSNGPDVRVWLSAGPVVEGFAGWFTAKDHAHLDVAPIKGNLGNQLYDLPEGTDLSQWQSVVLWCEDFSVSFGAAPLAPQA encoded by the coding sequence ATGCTGACCAAGCTACTTACTCTTGTCCGTGCCCACCGTCGTGCCACTGCCGCCGTCGCCGCCGCCTGCCTGGTGGCGGCCGGAGTGGCCCTGGCAGTGTTCAAGCCCTGGCTGCTGCTGGTGGACACCACCGTCAACGACACCCTGCCCGTTGCCGCCGCGCCCGCACCCAAGGCGCCCAGCAGCTCCGCACCAGCCTCCGAGGCCTCCGAGGCCGCCTCCGACGACGCCACCGCGGCGGCAGACCCCCAGGGTCCAGCCACGCCCGAGGCCCAGCCTGCAGGCCCGGTGCTGGTGTCCACCGGGACCTTTACCTCCCACGAGCACACCACCACCGGCACCGCCAGCATCTACCGCCTGCCTGACGGGCGCCTACAGCTGGCACTGGCGGACCTGGCCACCTCCAACGGCCCGGACGTGCGCGTGTGGCTCAGTGCCGGGCCGGTGGTTGAGGGCTTCGCTGGCTGGTTCACCGCCAAGGACCACGCCCACCTGGACGTCGCCCCGATCAAGGGCAACCTGGGCAACCAGCTCTACGACCTGCCGGAGGGCACCGACCTGAGCCAGTGGCAGTCCGTGGTGCTGTGGTGCGAGGACTTCAGCGTGTCCTTCGGGGCCGCGCCCCTGGCCCCACAGGCCTGA
- a CDS encoding response regulator transcription factor → MRVLIADDSVLLRQGLALVLAEGGHEVVAEVGDGESLLAQALALRPDVVVADIRMPPSHSDEGLRAAARLRGQWPGARVLLLSQYVVAGYLPELLTDGGGGLGYLLKDRVTDIDAFLEAVERVARGELVLDPEVVSQVLGRGRRVDPLASLTPREREVLELMAQGCTNVAIAGRLVVTEGAVEKHTQRIFAKLGLLPDAAVHRRVKAVLTLLSA, encoded by the coding sequence GTGCGCGTCCTGATCGCGGACGACTCCGTGCTGCTGCGCCAGGGGCTGGCCCTGGTCCTGGCGGAGGGCGGCCATGAGGTGGTGGCGGAGGTGGGTGACGGCGAGAGCCTGCTCGCCCAGGCGCTGGCGCTGCGCCCCGACGTCGTGGTGGCGGATATCCGCATGCCGCCCTCCCACTCGGACGAGGGGCTGCGGGCTGCCGCGCGCCTGCGTGGGCAGTGGCCGGGGGCACGGGTGCTGCTGCTGAGCCAGTACGTGGTGGCGGGCTACCTGCCTGAGCTGCTGACCGACGGCGGAGGTGGTCTGGGCTACCTGCTCAAGGACCGCGTCACTGACATCGACGCCTTCCTGGAGGCGGTGGAGCGGGTGGCCCGCGGGGAGCTGGTGCTGGATCCGGAGGTGGTGTCCCAGGTGCTGGGGCGCGGTCGCCGGGTGGACCCGCTGGCCTCGCTGACCCCGCGGGAGCGGGAGGTGCTGGAGCTGATGGCGCAGGGCTGCACCAACGTGGCGATCGCCGGGCGGCTGGTGGTTACCGAGGGGGCGGTGGAGAAGCACACCCAGCGGATATTCGCCAAGCTCGGCCTGCTGCCGGACGCTGCTGTGCACCGCCGGGTCAAGGCTGTCCTCACCCTGCTGTCCGCCTGA
- a CDS encoding sensor histidine kinase produces MNDTDTNSWQRRYRQAGRDAGFLLLSGPVLLGAFLVLVPLSLLAASTTIIWVGVPLLAGTLLLATRAAALGRWAVAAVDGSEYLPGGYQQPQPGDRRLRRLLLPLRDPQRWLDLTWVVLGFGVTLVTWSIAVVWVTAAVLAPVGPLLRLLAGPEAGNASSQHLAGLLGLEPVLLWASAIDLLLGALAVLTAPYVLRLLVKVNQLLARALLCSRSQVARLETSRAALWRAESEARRCLERDLHDGPQQRLVRLGMDLARAQRQLRRDPQAAEDTIAGAIAQTQETLDDLRRLSRGIASPVLVDRGLAAALADLASRSAVPVQVQAQLPRLPEHVEQTAYFVASEALANLNKHAGASVAELGAAYEAGRLRLWVVDDGCGGADLAKGHGLAGLRERLEGVGGQLLLSSPPGGPTRVEAVVPCAS; encoded by the coding sequence ATGAACGACACAGACACCAATAGCTGGCAAAGGCGCTACCGGCAGGCCGGGCGCGACGCCGGTTTCCTCCTGCTCTCCGGCCCGGTCCTGCTAGGTGCCTTCCTGGTGCTGGTGCCCCTGAGCCTGCTGGCCGCCTCCACCACCATCATCTGGGTGGGGGTGCCGCTGCTGGCGGGCACCCTGCTGCTGGCCACGCGCGCGGCCGCACTCGGCCGGTGGGCGGTCGCCGCCGTCGACGGCAGCGAGTACCTGCCCGGTGGCTACCAGCAGCCCCAGCCAGGCGACCGGAGGCTACGGCGGCTCCTGCTGCCCCTGCGGGACCCGCAGCGCTGGCTGGACCTGACCTGGGTGGTGCTCGGGTTCGGGGTGACGCTGGTTACCTGGAGCATCGCGGTCGTCTGGGTGACGGCGGCCGTCCTCGCCCCGGTCGGGCCGCTGCTGCGGCTGCTGGCGGGCCCGGAGGCAGGAAACGCCAGCAGCCAGCACCTGGCCGGGCTACTGGGCCTGGAACCGGTCCTGCTGTGGGCCAGCGCCATCGACCTGCTGCTGGGGGCGCTGGCCGTCCTGACCGCCCCCTACGTGCTGCGCCTGCTGGTAAAGGTCAACCAGCTGCTGGCCCGGGCGCTGCTGTGCTCCCGCAGCCAGGTGGCCCGCCTGGAGACCTCGCGTGCCGCCCTCTGGCGCGCCGAGTCCGAGGCTCGCCGCTGCCTGGAGAGGGACCTGCACGACGGCCCACAGCAGCGTCTGGTGCGCCTGGGCATGGACCTGGCCCGCGCCCAGCGCCAGCTCCGCCGCGACCCGCAGGCGGCTGAGGACACCATCGCCGGGGCCATTGCCCAGACCCAGGAGACCCTGGACGATCTGCGCCGCCTGTCCCGGGGGATCGCCTCACCGGTGCTGGTGGACCGGGGGCTGGCCGCCGCCCTGGCAGACCTGGCCAGCCGCTCGGCGGTGCCGGTGCAGGTGCAGGCGCAGCTGCCGCGCCTTCCGGAGCACGTGGAGCAGACCGCCTACTTCGTGGCCAGCGAGGCCCTGGCCAACCTCAACAAGCACGCCGGTGCCAGCGTGGCGGAGCTGGGGGCGGCCTACGAGGCTGGCAGGCTGAGGCTGTGGGTGGTGGACGACGGCTGCGGAGGCGCGGACTTGGCTAAAGGGCACGGGTTGGCGGGGCTCAGGGAGCGGCTGGAGGGCGTCGGCGGGCAGCTGCTGCTCAGCTCGCCGCCAGGAGGACCGACCCGGGTGGAGGCGGTGGTGCCGTGCGCGTCCTGA